The Tenrec ecaudatus isolate mTenEca1 chromosome 6, mTenEca1.hap1, whole genome shotgun sequence genome has a window encoding:
- the BHLHE41 gene encoding class E basic helix-loop-helix protein 41, which produces MLVWPATRVPCGQTLPGVREQTSSAAGPARMCECACVCVSERASAGWGGPTASHFPHCTEEGEGERDWRRTAPPRSPKATGPPIPGQSPKYRNRGNGQRWNMDEGIPHLQERQLLEHRDFIGLDYSSLYMCKPKRSMKRDDSKDTYKLPHRLIEKKRRDRINECIAQLKDLLPEHLKLTTLGHLEKAVVLELTLKHLKALTALTEQQHQKIIALQNGERSLKSPIQADLDAFHSGFQTCAKEVLQYLSRFESWTPREPRCAQLINHLHAVATQFLPTPPPLLTPQVPLGKGTGTPPGAGAAAGPCLERVGQKLEPLAHCVPVIQRTQPGAELAAENDTDTDSGYGGEAEARPDRERAKGSGPSRVTIKQEPPGEDSPAPKRMKLDARGGGGLGGGAAAAAAALLGPDPAAAAAAALLRPDAALLSSLVAFGGGGGAPFAQPAPAAAPFCLPFYFLSPSAAAAYVQPFLDKSGLEKYLYPAATTPFPLLYPGIPAAAAAAAAAAAFPCLSSVLSPPPEKAGAAAATLLPHEGAPQPQHPHGRAHLPFAAPREPGNPGSSAQEDPAQPAKESP; this is translated from the exons ATGCTGGTCTGGCCGGCGACGCGCGTGCCCTGTGGCCAAACACTGCCCGGAGTGAGAGAGCAAACTAGCAGCGCAGCGGGGCCGGCGCGAATGTGcgagtgtgcgtgcgtgtgtgtgagcgagcgagcgagcgcagGGTGGGGGGGACCAACTGCTTCACACTTTCCACACTGCACTGAAGAGGGAGAGGGCGAGCGAGACTGGAGACGCACCGCTCCCCCAAGATCTCCCAAGGCTACCGGCCCGCCGATTCCAGGACAGAGCCCCAAATATCGGAACAGAGGAAACGGACAGCGGTGGAACATGGACGAAGGAATTCCTCATTTGCAAGAGAGACAGTTACTGGAACATAGAGATTTCATAGG ACTGGACTATTCCTCGTTGTATATGTGTAAACCCAAAAGGAGCATGAAGCGAGACGACAGCAAG GATACCTACAAATTGCCGCACAGATTGATAGAAAAGAAAAGACGAGACCGGATTAATGAATGCATTGCTCAACTGAAAGATTTACTGCCTGAACATCTGAAATTGACA ACTCTGGGGCATCTGGAGAAAGCGGTCGTCTTGGAATTAACTTTGAAACACTTAAAAGCTTTAACAGCCTTAACCGAGCAGCAGCACCAGAAGATAATTGCGTTACAGAATG GGGAGAGATCTCTGAAATCGCCGATTCAGGCCGACTTGGACGCGTTCCACTCGGGATTTCAAACGTGCGCCAAAGAAGTCTTGCAATACCTCTCCCGGTTTGAGAGCTGGACGCCCAGGGAGCCGCGGTGTGCCCAGCTGATCAACCACTTGCATGCCGTGGCCACCCAGTTCTTGCCCACCCCGCCGCCGCTGTTGACGCCACAGGTCCCCTTGGGCAAAGGCACCGGCACGCCCCCGGGCGCCGGCGCCGCGGCCGGCCCGTGCCTGGAGCGCGTCGGGCAGAAGCTGGAGCCCCTCGCCCACTGCGTGCCGGTCATCCAGCGGACCCAGCCGGGCGCCGAGCTCGCCGCCGAGAATGACACGGACACCGACAGCGGCTACGGCGGCGAGGCCGAGGCCCGGCCCGATCGCGAGAGGGCCAAAGGCTCGGGGCCGAGCCGCGTCACCATCAAGCAGGAGCCCCCCGGGGAGGACTCGCCGGCGCCCAAAAGGATGAAGCTGGatgcccgcggcggcggcggcctggggggcggcgcggcggcggcagcggccgcGCTCCTGGGGCCCgatcccgcggcggcggcggcggccgcgctGCTGAGACCCGACGCCGCCCTGCTCAGCTCGCTGGTGGCGTTCGGCGGAGGCGGGGGCGCGCCCTTCGCGCAGCCGGCGCCCGCCGCCGCCCCGTTCTGCCTGCCCTTCTACTTCCTCTCGCCCTCGGCCGCCGCGGCGTACGTGCAGCCCTTCCTGGACAAGAGCGGCCTGGAGAAGTACCTGTACCCGGCGGCCACCACCCCGTTCCCGCTGCTGTACCCGGGCatccccgccgccgccgctgccgccgccgccgccgccgccttccCCTGCCTGTCCTCCGTGTTGTCACCGCCGCCCGAGAAGGcgggcgccgccgccgccaccctcCTGCCGCACGAAGGggcgcctcagccccagcacccccACGGCCGCGCGCACCTGCCCTTCGCCGCCCCCCGCGAGCCGGGGAATCCCGGGAGCTCTGCTCAGGAAGATCCCGCGCAGCCAGCCAAGGAAAGCCCCTGA